GCTTCCAGCCGGGCAAAGTCTTTAGTTATGGTGGCCGTGTTATCCATCTTTGTTGTGCGGATTTAAGGAAAGATAAATAAACGAGAAtcgaaacacagatttacgtggtttaCTAACGTTGTGTTAGCTAGTCTACGGGTAGAAGGAAAATAATTTTGATTAAAGAGGCGGAAAATCAGATTAgaaattaggtttacataatagaGTATTCACAGTACTCAATCTAACCACTTGTAACCCATCATGTCGCCACAACGTCGCTTCCAAGTAGAAAATCGAAAGTCAATACTAATCCCAATAGGAAACAAGATATATTGATTGAAGGCATTAGGACAATTTTCTTGAAGCAATCGGTTTGATGGTGCCCATATATTCCACACTCGAAACAAATCAGAGGTAATCCCTTGTACTCCACCCTCTGAACTCATTCGATTTCAATGGAGGACAATAGAGGTTTGGATAAATCTAGAGATAGTGCAATTCTCGCATACTTGCACCTTTCTTGTGAGACTGTGTTATGGTCCACTTTAATCACTTTGCCGATTGCTCCACCGATTGCGAGCTGGAGAGGAAGATTTGGTAGTCTGATCCACGCCACGATCGAAGAGAGACTACTTGTGTCCGGAGAGAAGTCTGATGTCTAGGGCTGTAGTTAAGATAATGACCAAATATCATCCATGGTCCCTGAGTTAGTGTTCTTAGATAATCCTCCTTTGAACCAAAATGTATCATGAAAAAGTTGTTGCCAAGCCTTATAATTTGGAACTGCATGCTCTTTCCACTCGGCTTCCCTGTCCGCCACCAAACCACCAGCATCTTGGTTGAGTAATTTCTTTAGAAAATGCATAGGCTCAGGAGATCTTACAGAAGTGGTATTATTGGGAGTTGAGGACTCCATTATGTGAATTCTTTTGCTTGAGGAGctatttaaaaatgaattcacaTCATATtcaaaatgaattcaaaaataTCATTCTCTATAGTTCCAAGCGGGCAAcctatttaaaattaaccaatgAAGATGTTCAATTTTAGTAGGTCCCATAATAAGGTAAATTGAACATGTATTACGGGCTGCAGTCAAATAGAGCATCCTCGTTGATTGTTAAttccaaataaaatatatatttggaaCTATAATATTATAGTATAATTTCTCATCCACTAAAGGCTTGAATTGTTGACCAGAAATTTACTGGTACAAACTCAATTGTGATCACCATTGGTGTGTTATTGCATGTTTCAGATCACTATTGGTTCTTTAAATTATGTCAACGCTATGCCTTGTGCTTTTTAACCAAAAATCCATTTACAATATATTTGTTTTTAGGGTCATTTAGCCAAAAACTGCAAATATCTAATTTCTTTAAGACCATTTACATTGGCCAATTAGGACCATTTACGTTGGCCTTTGGGCGACGTAAAAAGTCTACGCAAATGAGTTTGCATAGGACAAATGGTTGAAGCATTTGCGTCGGCCATTCTTCCTTCAAAAGGACTGACACAAATACCGTCTTATTTGCATCACACGTTTTATAAGACCGAAGCAAATGATTCTTCTTTCTGGACAAAAATGGATTGAATAGAGCTCAACGattcattatattacaatataGCATATATCTAAtagtaatattttataataCATAAAATGTAGTAATAAGATAAAACAATTAGTATAACTTAGGAATATATCCTAAATTAAGACAAATATGTAAATGTAGCCTAAAAGTTTATCCATCTTATCTTTTATCTATCTAAAATTGATGCACACTTGATTGTCTTATTGCTAAAAATTGCCCATTTTTTCTGTTTCTGCTCAATTTGTCTCTTCTATTGTCTTTGTTAGTAGCATATATATGAAGAGGAGTTAAATTGCTTTAGATCAACTAGATCATATAGCTCCACTTATTTAGTTTTAAATGGCCGAAAACACTTACACATCACCGATACTAATTGTATTGGTTTTATCCGCGACCCAGCCAAATATCTGTCACAGCAGTTACCTAGGAAGTAAATACCGACAAACCGGATTCCGTCAGTGATGACAATCACTACACATTTATGGTTATGACGGATTTTTCTGTGATGATATCATTTTTTCTTATAGTGGGTAAACACGAGTTGGCCGAACTAGTAAATTAATCTTGTGTTTTGAGTTAGCTTGTAATTTCCTTTCTGCctatcaaatttttttaatcaatactCGATCCCTAATATATTAGAGATTTACATAACATATGGTTAACATTGATTTTCTTTTGATATGCATCCTAGTAAATGAGTTTTTAAAGTCTAAAGTGCAGGTTTTCAATTTTCTTAAATGACAGAAACATGACTCAAAACTATTTTGTAATAGAAAGGATCATAAAATACACtttttatatagaaaaaaaaattacaataaccACATTAAGAAGATGGATATGAAGTAGCAACCACAAGAAGAGGGAATTTTCTATTGGTATTGATACCAGTGGTCTCAGTGATGTCTAAATCATGTGGTGTTGCAACACCATGTAATTCCCAATCAAACTTGTGCATTAACTTTGCCAAAACAAGCTCAACTGTGCTCATTGCAAATTGAACCCCTGGACATATTCTCCTACCCGATCCAAATGGTATCAATTCAAAATTTTGTCCTTTCAAATCTATATCACTATTCATGAATCTTTCTGGTAAAAACTCCTCTGGTCTATCCCATAATGCATGATCTCTTCCTATTGCATAGACATTGATAAACACTTGAGTTCCTGCTGCAATATTAAACCCTTTTACTTTCACATCTTGTGTTGAAACTCGAGGAATTAGTAATGGAAGCGGAGGATGCAAACGCAGAGCTTCTTTTATCACTGCTTTTAAGTAAGGGATTCTATTGAGATCATCATCTTCTGTTATTTCTGATTTGTTTTTGGCGATTTCTCTTATTTCATTCTGAAGCTTTTTCATCACCTCTGGATGCCTTAAGAGCTCTGTCATTACCCATTCCAAAGCAGAGACTGTAGTTTCTGTACCTGCTCCAAAAACATCCTACCATAACACAGTAAAATTTATCAGAATCTCTTTCTTTAAATTTCAAATTTCTTgcgaaattaagtaataaataaataaataataataaaaagaatagTTACTTACTTGGATGATGGCCTTAATGCTAGTCTTATCAATAGGAAAACCAgcaatattttctttttgaatcCAAAGCAAAACGTCAACGAAATCCTTATTTTTGGATTCAGCTTTCCAATTATCTTTAGCAACATGTTCATCAACTACATTGTTCAAGAACTCATCCATCTTTTTAGCTACTTTCTCAGCTTTAGCATACAAACCTTTAGCACTACTCACCCAACCAAGCCATGGAATAAAGTCCCCAACATCAAAAACCCCCAAAACATCCCCAGGCTCACTTGATGATAGATCTCTAAAGTTTCTTTCTCTGTCCTTCTTCCCTAAAGCTACTCTACACACTATATCATTACTAGTATTCGCCATGATTTTACTTAAATTGACAGGTGAAGAAGAAGATTTGATCTGCTCAATCATTAAATTTGTCTCTTCTTCCCTTATATCTTTATAGGATTGTACTCTTTTGTTACTTAAGAGATGAACAACGGCTATGCTTTTCATCTGTCTCCAGTACTCACCATATGGACCAACGGCAATATCTTTCTGGTCATATATAAGTATCTTGAGAAGTTTTGATTGAGGTCTGTCGGAGAAGATAATATCATGAGTTTTCATGATCTCACGAGCCATGTCTGCTGACGAGATAATAAGAGCTGGAACTCTACCCAAGTGAAGCAACATGATGGGGCCATAGATTTCAGCCAATTTTTGAAGAGAACGATGAGGATGCAAGCTGAGTTGGTGGAGATTTCCTATGATCGGAAAGGTAGGCGGAGAAGGCGGTGCTAGACCGGAGTTCTTCTTGCTAATTGAAGACCATTTGAGCAGGATGAGTAAGAAAGATAAAGCTAAGAAAAAGGATGTTATGGTTAATGAGAAGTAGGAAGAGCTTAAACTCAACATTTCTCTTCTGCTTTGTTCTTTTTTTGGCTATGTTAGTGTGTGAGAAGTGGTCAGTTTTTATAGATACATTACACTGCAACTTCTTAGGATAAGGATCTCTTTAGATTCTCaaccacacaaaaaaaaaaggagaaaaaattGATCTTTTTAGTTTTGTTGCAGTCGTGTTActatgtttttcttcttttttactgTAACTAGAAATACGTAATAGATGAAAAAGGTATTAAATCTATGTTGAAAATGCGTAAAACCAAGTGACTCTACATTGTCACGATTTTCTAATTTTAGTGTTTCATTTTCTCAAAAGATACGTCTATGTCTCGTTTAAAACTGTAAGTTACAACTTGAAAACAACCTTTTATTCTTCTTCAATTAAATTCAATAACAGGTCATTTCTTAtcaaaatgataataaaaaacTAGTATTGGGgtcttaactattaatttaggctTTTAATTTATTAACATAGTCTATGGTTCAAATCATGACAATTTCCtttgttaattaaatttcaacGCATTTGAGGGGTATTGATACACTGTGAATAAAATGCATTGCTTTAGTTAATGATGAGATAATGTATTGTTGTATTTTCTGTTATGTTCAGTTTTATCTACTTTACCTTCTACACAGAGCTAAGCAAGACTCTCTGCAGCATATATAAGACTGTAATGGAGCTATATTGAATTAAGAAATTTGAATTCTTCTTATTATTACCTTTTAcatttctatttttgttttgttttctttctaaGCCTCACAATGTCAATTACATCTATTATgtacaactttttttttttttatgggatCTATTATGTACAActtaatcacaaaaaaaaacaccaaaaatatttattatgtttttaacACATTTACAAAAAGCTTGTCAAAATGCACaaattgttttaatttatccataatttttttttgaaatatataATGTAGCAGTTAACTAACGGTCAATCATGTTGCGCTATATGACTAGATAAATACTAAATGTGTTAGAATATATGTACAATTGGCTATTATAGCAATAATGTAAAATAGACAGGGGCATTAGAGTCTTTAGACATGGAAAGTAAAGCTAGGTATTAATTGTCTATAAATACTGTAATCCTCTTGTTttgatatatagaaaatatcTTTCTCTTCATCTCTTTTCTCAATTCCAGTTAGGtcaatatggtatcagagcagggTGGTAGATTCCAAATTCCGGAGACTGGAAATTGAGATCATCGGAGAATGAGAAGACAGAAACAACAGTACAGATCGTACGCTGATATAGTGAATTCAAGCTTTGAAGAAGTTGAATCTGAATCGAGCGATTCCTAATCAAGAAATTC
The DNA window shown above is from Euphorbia lathyris chromosome 1, ddEupLath1.1, whole genome shotgun sequence and carries:
- the LOC136229560 gene encoding cytochrome P450 736A117-like, encoding MLSLSSSYFSLTITSFFLALSFLLILLKWSSISKKNSGLAPPSPPTFPIIGNLHQLSLHPHRSLQKLAEIYGPIMLLHLGRVPALIISSADMAREIMKTHDIIFSDRPQSKLLKILIYDQKDIAVGPYGEYWRQMKSIAVVHLLSNKRVQSYKDIREEETNLMIEQIKSSSSPVNLSKIMANTSNDIVCRVALGKKDRERNFRDLSSSEPGDVLGVFDVGDFIPWLGWVSSAKGLYAKAEKVAKKMDEFLNNVVDEHVAKDNWKAESKNKDFVDVLLWIQKENIAGFPIDKTSIKAIIQDVFGAGTETTVSALEWVMTELLRHPEVMKKLQNEIREIAKNKSEITEDDDLNRIPYLKAVIKEALRLHPPLPLLIPRVSTQDVKVKGFNIAAGTQVFINVYAIGRDHALWDRPEEFLPERFMNSDIDLKGQNFELIPFGSGRRICPGVQFAMSTVELVLAKLMHKFDWELHGVATPHDLDITETTGINTNRKFPLLVVATSYPSS